One Fimbriiglobus ruber genomic window carries:
- a CDS encoding DUF3383 family protein, translating to MPIPISNYVSITSGIGAASNVSTRNLGALIITGNALVPSGVVKSFTSAADVGTYFGTGSEEYARAEFYFGWVSKNITAPQQISFWFWNDDVATADLIYGASGTYALATFTAITSGELTLTMGGFTHTLTGINLGSAGSLAAVATDIQTAIQAYSAGGAAWTGATVAYDSTNSRFTLTGGATGADTIAVTAAVSNDLAGPLGWLTGAILSNGTTAQTISANLNALIGVSNNFGSFTTTFALALSEANTVAAATWNNSLTPNIQFIYSVNVTPPTPRHGLRPWPTSAASPSRFNPPPPLPPQNSPRWPR from the coding sequence ATGCCTATACCAATTTCAAATTACGTCTCAATCACATCCGGCATCGGCGCGGCCTCGAACGTCTCCACCCGCAACCTCGGGGCATTGATCATCACGGGCAACGCGCTCGTCCCGAGCGGAGTAGTCAAGAGCTTCACTTCGGCGGCGGATGTGGGCACGTATTTCGGCACCGGGTCGGAAGAATATGCCCGCGCCGAGTTCTACTTCGGGTGGGTGAGCAAGAACATCACCGCCCCCCAGCAGATCAGCTTCTGGTTCTGGAACGATGACGTGGCGACCGCCGATCTGATCTACGGCGCCAGCGGGACGTACGCACTCGCGACCTTCACTGCGATCACGTCCGGCGAACTCACCCTGACGATGGGCGGCTTCACCCACACCCTGACCGGCATCAACCTCGGCTCGGCCGGGAGCCTCGCGGCGGTCGCCACCGACATCCAGACGGCCATCCAGGCGTACAGCGCGGGCGGGGCCGCGTGGACGGGCGCGACCGTCGCCTACGACTCGACCAACAGCCGCTTCACGCTCACCGGCGGGGCGACCGGGGCGGACACGATCGCCGTGACGGCGGCCGTGAGTAACGACCTCGCCGGGCCGCTCGGTTGGCTGACCGGAGCGATCCTCTCGAACGGCACGACGGCGCAGACGATCTCCGCGAATCTGAACGCATTGATCGGCGTCAGCAACAACTTCGGTTCGTTCACCACCACCTTCGCACTGGCCCTGTCCGAAGCCAACACCGTTGCGGCCGCGACCTGGAACAACAGCCTCACCCCGAACATCCAGTTCATCTACTCGGTCAACGTCACCCCGCCAACGCCTCGTCATGGTCTGCGGCCCTGGCCGACATCGGCGGCGTCTCCCTCACGCTTCAATCCCCCGCCCCCGTTGCCACCGCAGAATTCCCCGAGATGGCCCCGATGA
- a CDS encoding DUF3383 domain-containing protein yields the protein MAPMMILAATDYTQRNSVQNYMFQIFALTPSVTTSASQQTYDASWSITTARPKPPDSCSPSTSAGSCWACPSTRPTRTCTPTRSGSRRPRRRVDEPAPRVVPGSGERRRPSADPLHLAQSIINQALFNGTISVGKTLSVDQQLYIAQVTGSATAWKQVRTSGTG from the coding sequence ATGGCCCCGATGATGATCCTGGCCGCGACCGACTACACCCAGCGGAACAGCGTCCAGAACTACATGTTCCAGATCTTCGCCCTGACCCCGTCGGTCACCACCTCGGCTTCCCAGCAGACCTACGACGCCTCCTGGTCAATTACTACGGCCAGACCCAAACCGCCGGACAGTTGCTCTCCTTCTACCAGCGCGGGGTCATGCTGGGCCTGCCCGTCAACCCGTCCGACCAGAACGTGTACGCCGACGAGATCTGGTTCAAGACGCCCTCGGCGCCGCGTTGATGAACCTGCTCCTCGCGTTGTCCCAGGTTCCGGCGAACGCCGCCGGCCAAGTGCAGATCCTCTCCACCTTGCGCAGAGCATCATCAACCAGGCCCTGTTCAACGGGACGATCTCGGTCGGCAAAACGCTCTCGGTCGACCAGCAGCTTTACATCGCCCAGGTCACCGGGAGTGCGACCGCCTGGAAGCAGGTCAGA